The Zalophus californianus isolate mZalCal1 chromosome 8, mZalCal1.pri.v2, whole genome shotgun sequence genome has a segment encoding these proteins:
- the LOC113937943 gene encoding 60S ribosomal protein L31-like, with amino-acid sequence MAPAKKGGEKKKGRSAVNEVVTREYTINIHKRIHGVGFKKCAPRALKEIRKFAMKEMGTPDVRIDTRLNKAVWAKGIRNVPYRIRVRLSRKRNEDEDSPNKLYTLVTYVPVTTFKNLQTVNVDEN; translated from the coding sequence ATGGCTCCCGCGAAGAAGGGTGGCGAGAAGAAGAAGGGCCGTTCTGCCGTCAACGAAGTAGTGACCAGAGAATACACCATCAACATTCACAAGCGCATCCATGGAGTGGGTTTTAAGAAGTGTGCCCCTCGGGCACTCAAAGAGATCCGgaaatttgccatgaaggagatgggaactccagatgtgcgcattgacaccaggctcaacaaagctgtctgggccaaaggaataaggaatgttccATACCGTATCCGTGTGCGGTTGTCCAGAAAACGTAATGAGGATGAAGATTCACCAAACAAGCTCTACACACTGGTTACCTATgtacctgtcaccactttcaaaaatctacagacagttaatgtggatgagaactaa